One genomic region from Nostoc sphaeroides encodes:
- the yidC gene encoding membrane protein insertase YidC yields MDFGIGFLSNNVMLPIIDFFYGIVPSYGLAIVALTLIVRFALYPLSAGSIRNMRKMRIVQPLMQKRMAAIKERYKDEPQKQQEEMVNVQKEFGNPLAGCFPLLVQMPVLLALFATLRGSPFASANYSVNLQILPAEQIEQIQPQAFATAPQNIYVADGEHVKVAAILPSGNKLAVGEQTKIQYQTIEGKPFQVLLAEHPENKLIPDWKITKGEDRIKIDAQGNVEALQPGEVTIQGTIPGLAADKGFLFIDALGRVGATDPDGTIHWDIVAMIVSFGISLYVSQMLSGQNSSGGNPQQDTVNKITPVIFSGMFLFFPLPAGVLMYMVIGNIFQTAQTYLLSREPLPEELQKIVETQEKEAVVAEQKALPFEPKSAKKKATGGS; encoded by the coding sequence ATGGATTTTGGTATCGGCTTTCTCTCGAACAACGTGATGCTGCCAATCATAGATTTCTTCTATGGTATTGTGCCTAGCTACGGATTGGCGATCGTTGCTTTGACCCTGATAGTCCGCTTCGCGCTCTATCCCCTGAGTGCTGGCTCAATTCGTAACATGCGGAAAATGCGAATTGTACAACCTCTGATGCAGAAGCGGATGGCAGCAATCAAAGAGCGCTATAAGGATGAACCGCAAAAGCAGCAGGAGGAAATGGTCAATGTTCAAAAAGAATTTGGCAACCCCTTGGCAGGGTGTTTTCCATTACTAGTGCAAATGCCGGTTTTATTAGCGCTGTTTGCCACTTTGCGGGGTTCGCCTTTTGCAAGTGCTAACTACAGCGTTAACCTGCAAATCCTTCCCGCAGAACAAATCGAACAAATTCAACCCCAAGCCTTTGCCACTGCTCCTCAAAATATTTACGTTGCTGATGGAGAACACGTTAAAGTAGCTGCCATCCTTCCTAGTGGTAACAAACTAGCGGTGGGAGAACAAACTAAGATCCAATATCAGACCATTGAGGGCAAACCATTTCAAGTACTCTTAGCAGAACACCCAGAAAATAAGCTCATTCCTGATTGGAAAATTACCAAAGGTGAAGATAGGATAAAAATTGATGCCCAAGGCAATGTAGAAGCATTGCAGCCCGGAGAAGTCACTATTCAAGGGACAATTCCTGGACTAGCAGCAGACAAAGGCTTTCTATTTATTGATGCCTTAGGCAGGGTTGGTGCAACTGATCCAGATGGCACAATCCACTGGGATATCGTCGCCATGATCGTCTCCTTTGGAATCAGCCTTTATGTTAGCCAAATGCTTTCTGGGCAAAATTCCAGTGGTGGCAATCCGCAGCAAGATACAGTTAACAAAATCACTCCAGTTATTTTTTCTGGGATGTTTTTGTTCTTCCCCTTACCAGCCGGGGTGCTGATGTATATGGTGATTGGTAACATTTTCCAAACTGCACAAACTTATCTTCTCTCCCGCGAACCTCTACCAGAAGAACTGCAAAAAATCGTAGAAACCCAGGAGAAAGAAGCAGTAGTCGCAGAACAAAAGGCATTGCCATTTGAACCAAAAAGTGCTAAGAAAAAGGCGACAGGGGGATCATGA
- a CDS encoding PH domain-containing protein: MGIREDVYYEGGPHIGDLIVNLLIGLTIVGIPLTVGAIVRALWLRFRITDRRITVTGGWQGRDRTDIIYSEIVKVVTVPRGIGLWGDMVLTLKNGSRLELRAIPKFREVYDYINERIAAKNPEYSAAANK, translated from the coding sequence ATGGGAATTCGTGAAGATGTTTATTATGAAGGCGGCCCCCATATTGGGGATTTAATTGTCAACCTGTTGATTGGGCTAACCATTGTCGGGATACCATTAACAGTTGGGGCAATTGTCAGAGCATTGTGGCTGCGTTTCCGCATCACCGATCGCCGGATTACCGTGACGGGAGGTTGGCAGGGACGCGATCGCACTGACATAATCTACTCAGAAATTGTCAAAGTCGTCACAGTCCCCCGTGGCATTGGCTTGTGGGGAGATATGGTACTAACCCTAAAAAACGGCAGTCGTCTCGAATTACGGGCAATTCCTAAGTTTCGGGAAGTTTATGACTACATCAACGAAAGAATTGCTGCGAAAAATCCTGAATATAGCGCCGCTGCTAACAAGTGA
- the rnpA gene encoding ribonuclease P protein component, with amino-acid sequence MALPKANRLKSRKDFQAVFREGIRRNGSYLTLRALKPLCSTKPSLSTTTQTTQATDSVHLASTRIGISISTKVSKRAVVRNRIKRQIASALYSLLPKLSPGWRLVFIVKPTTAESKCVSPQFLQELEQLLAQAEVFDGNS; translated from the coding sequence GTGGCTTTGCCTAAAGCAAATCGGCTAAAATCCCGCAAGGATTTCCAGGCAGTTTTCCGGGAAGGAATTCGGCGTAATGGCTCTTATTTAACATTGAGAGCCTTAAAGCCGTTATGTTCAACAAAACCTTCTTTGTCCACTACCACCCAGACAACACAAGCAACTGATTCAGTACATCTTGCCAGCACGCGGATTGGCATTTCCATCAGCACAAAAGTCAGCAAAAGGGCAGTGGTTCGCAACCGAATTAAACGGCAAATTGCTTCTGCTTTATATAGCTTGCTGCCCAAATTATCACCAGGATGGCGGCTAGTGTTCATTGTCAAACCCACAACAGCAGAATCTAAGTGCGTAAGCCCACAATTTCTGCAAGAATTAGAGCAGTTGTTGGCACAAGCTGAGGTGTTCGATGGGAATTCGTGA
- the rpmH gene encoding 50S ribosomal protein L34, with protein MKRTLGGTSRKRKRTSGFRARMRTPDGRNVISARRKKGRHRLSV; from the coding sequence ATGAAAAGAACACTGGGCGGTACTAGCCGTAAGAGAAAAAGAACCTCTGGTTTCCGTGCCAGAATGCGGACACCAGATGGCAGAAACGTGATTAGCGCTAGGAGAAAAAAAGGGCGCCACCGTTTGAGCGTTTAG
- a CDS encoding DUF2808 domain-containing protein, which yields MRRLLSALAVTSFLVTGLPALTWAQSLPGFTLFSGVKQENQLPFRLDFGGQANGWDRYILRIPAQKMKLAVGQFAITYPDYYKGTFDPKKIEVRVKGKAVPLSEVKWDKEGKLINIFPQEPVPAGSGVEVVLSNVKNPAFGGVYYFRCQVLSPGDVPLLRYMGTWILSIN from the coding sequence ATGCGACGTTTACTTTCTGCTTTAGCCGTGACTAGCTTTTTGGTTACTGGATTACCAGCCTTGACTTGGGCACAAAGTTTACCTGGATTTACCCTATTTAGCGGCGTCAAACAAGAAAATCAGCTGCCCTTTAGGTTAGATTTTGGTGGACAAGCCAATGGGTGGGATCGATATATATTAAGGATTCCAGCCCAAAAAATGAAATTGGCTGTTGGTCAATTTGCCATTACCTACCCTGATTATTACAAAGGAACTTTCGACCCGAAAAAAATTGAAGTCCGAGTCAAAGGCAAAGCAGTTCCGCTTTCTGAGGTGAAGTGGGACAAAGAAGGTAAGCTGATTAATATTTTTCCCCAAGAGCCAGTACCAGCAGGTAGTGGAGTTGAGGTAGTTTTATCTAACGTGAAAAACCCAGCCTTCGGCGGAGTTTACTATTTTCGCTGTCAAGTCCTCTCCCCTGGTGATGTGCCACTATTGCGCTACATGGGAACATGGATTTTGAGCATCAATTAA
- a CDS encoding Re/Si-specific NAD(P)(+) transhydrogenase subunit alpha: MRIAVAKEIEVCERRVALIPDTVTRLVKQGLEVWVETGAGERSFFGDSDYEAAGATIISDTAKLWGETDILLKVSPPQEREDGRSEIDLLKEGAVLLSFLNPLGNPVVAQQLANRKITALSMEMIPRTTRAQSMDALSSQASLAGYKAVLIAAAALPKYFPMLTTAAGTIAPAKVFIMGAGVAGLQAIATARRLGAVVEAFDIRPAVKEEVQSLGAKFVEVKLEEETVAAGGYAKEISEASKQRTQEVVAEHVKNSDVVITTAQVPGRQAPRLVTEEMVAQMKPGSVIVDLAAEQGGNCACTEPGKDIVWNGVTIIGPINLPSSMPIHASQLYAKNVTSLMQLLIKDKALQVDFGDDIVDAACVTHAGEIRNQRVRDALQALNTQQPAVN, encoded by the coding sequence ATGAGAATAGCAGTTGCTAAAGAAATTGAAGTTTGTGAACGTCGTGTGGCATTAATTCCTGACACCGTTACCCGATTGGTAAAACAAGGTTTGGAAGTTTGGGTAGAAACAGGTGCAGGAGAACGATCATTTTTTGGCGATTCTGACTATGAAGCCGCAGGAGCCACAATAATCAGCGATACTGCCAAATTATGGGGCGAAACAGATATTCTGTTGAAAGTTAGCCCACCGCAAGAACGAGAAGATGGACGCTCAGAAATTGATTTGCTAAAGGAAGGGGCTGTTTTACTCAGTTTCCTCAATCCCTTGGGAAATCCTGTTGTAGCACAGCAACTAGCAAATCGGAAAATCACAGCCTTGAGTATGGAAATGATCCCCCGTACTACCAGGGCGCAAAGTATGGATGCTTTGTCCTCGCAAGCTTCATTAGCAGGTTACAAGGCTGTATTAATTGCCGCAGCTGCATTACCGAAATATTTCCCAATGTTAACCACAGCCGCAGGGACGATCGCTCCAGCGAAAGTATTTATTATGGGTGCTGGTGTAGCGGGATTGCAAGCGATCGCCACCGCCAGACGTTTGGGAGCAGTGGTAGAAGCCTTTGATATCCGTCCCGCCGTCAAAGAAGAAGTGCAAAGCTTAGGGGCAAAATTCGTTGAAGTCAAATTAGAAGAAGAAACCGTTGCTGCTGGTGGTTACGCTAAGGAAATTTCTGAGGCTAGCAAACAACGCACCCAAGAAGTTGTCGCCGAACACGTCAAAAATTCTGATGTAGTTATTACTACAGCCCAAGTTCCTGGGAGACAAGCACCACGGCTAGTTACAGAAGAAATGGTGGCACAAATGAAACCAGGTTCCGTGATTGTGGATTTGGCTGCTGAACAAGGTGGTAACTGCGCTTGCACCGAACCCGGCAAAGATATTGTCTGGAACGGTGTAACAATTATCGGCCCCATCAATCTCCCATCGTCGATGCCAATTCACGCCAGCCAATTGTATGCCAAGAACGTAACATCGTTGATGCAATTGCTAATTAAAGACAAAGCTTTGCAGGTGGACTTTGGCGACGACATCGTTGATGCAGCTTGCGTTACCCACGCAGGTGAAATTCGCAATCAACGAGTGCGGGATGCGCTACAAGCTTTGAATACTCAACAACCGGCGGTTAATTAG
- a CDS encoding NAD(P) transhydrogenase subunit alpha, which produces MTEALLAALFVFVLASFIGFEVINKIPPTLHTPLMSGSNAISGIAVLGAIVAAGARDTSVSVILGLIAVVLATINVVGGFLVTDRMLQMFKKKEIKA; this is translated from the coding sequence ATGACAGAGGCATTACTTGCTGCTTTGTTTGTATTTGTTTTGGCATCTTTTATCGGCTTTGAAGTCATCAACAAAATCCCACCGACTCTACACACACCGTTAATGTCAGGCTCAAACGCGATTTCTGGGATTGCGGTACTTGGAGCAATAGTTGCTGCTGGTGCGAGAGATACGAGTGTGTCAGTAATTCTCGGTTTGATTGCTGTGGTACTGGCGACAATCAACGTTGTAGGCGGTTTTTTAGTGACTGACAGAATGTTGCAAATGTTCAAGAAGAAGGAGATTAAAGCGTGA
- a CDS encoding NAD(P)(+) transhydrogenase (Re/Si-specific) subunit beta codes for MSDFLPTGIQLTYLVAASLFILGLKKLGSPATARNGNLVAAVGMLLAIVATMLDQHVLNYEMILLGLAIGSGIGAIVAYKVQMTEMPQMVGLLNGLGGAASALVAVAEFWRLLDSSQPIPLDVNISMLLDVLIGGVTFTGSFLAFAKLQGLISGSPITFPFQQPFNLLLLGAYIVGSAYLIITPDSLPIFLGVVGVSLVLGVMFVIPIGGGDMPVVISLLNSLSGVAAAAAGFVVMNNMLIIAGALVGASGLILTEIMCKAMNRSLFSVLFSAFGTGSSSGGAAASGGATDQTVRSIDPEEGAMMLGYARSVVIVPGYGMAVAQAQHSVRELSDQLEKMGVDVKYAIHPVAGRMPGHMNVLLAEANVPYTQLYDMDDINPQFDQADVALVIGANDVVNPAARSDTNSPIYGMPILEVDRAKQTIVIKRGMSTGFAGVDNELFYKDKTTMLFGSAKDMVAKLVSEVKQL; via the coding sequence GTGAGCGACTTTTTACCAACTGGCATTCAGCTGACGTACTTAGTCGCTGCATCGTTATTCATTCTGGGCTTGAAAAAGCTGGGATCGCCTGCTACAGCGAGAAACGGTAATCTCGTTGCGGCTGTGGGGATGCTACTGGCAATTGTGGCGACAATGCTCGATCAGCATGTGTTGAATTACGAGATGATATTGTTGGGCTTGGCGATTGGATCGGGAATTGGTGCGATCGTAGCCTACAAAGTCCAAATGACCGAAATGCCCCAAATGGTGGGTTTACTCAACGGTTTGGGTGGTGCAGCTTCGGCGCTAGTAGCCGTTGCCGAATTCTGGCGGTTATTAGATAGTTCTCAGCCGATACCCCTTGATGTAAACATTTCCATGCTATTGGACGTGTTAATCGGTGGTGTTACCTTCACGGGTAGTTTTTTAGCCTTTGCGAAATTGCAAGGTTTAATTAGCGGTTCTCCGATTACGTTTCCATTCCAGCAACCATTTAACCTCTTGCTTCTGGGTGCTTATATCGTAGGTAGTGCCTATTTAATCATCACACCAGATAGCTTACCCATATTCTTGGGAGTGGTTGGCGTTTCATTAGTATTGGGCGTGATGTTCGTCATCCCCATTGGTGGCGGCGATATGCCAGTAGTAATCTCGCTGTTGAACTCCTTGTCAGGTGTGGCGGCGGCGGCTGCTGGGTTCGTGGTGATGAACAATATGTTAATCATCGCTGGTGCTTTAGTGGGAGCATCTGGCTTAATCCTTACTGAGATTATGTGTAAGGCGATGAACCGCTCCTTATTTAGTGTGCTGTTCAGCGCTTTTGGTACAGGTTCTAGTTCTGGTGGTGCTGCTGCTAGTGGTGGTGCAACTGATCAAACTGTTCGCAGCATTGATCCTGAAGAAGGGGCGATGATGTTGGGTTATGCCCGTTCTGTGGTAATTGTACCTGGTTATGGTATGGCAGTTGCCCAAGCGCAACATAGCGTCCGGGAATTGTCAGATCAGTTAGAAAAAATGGGCGTTGATGTCAAGTATGCTATTCACCCCGTTGCTGGGAGAATGCCGGGGCACATGAATGTGTTGCTGGCGGAGGCAAATGTGCCTTATACGCAGTTGTATGACATGGATGATATTAATCCCCAGTTTGATCAAGCGGATGTGGCTTTAGTAATTGGGGCAAATGACGTGGTAAATCCGGCGGCGCGGAGTGATACAAATAGTCCGATTTATGGTATGCCGATTTTGGAAGTAGATCGGGCGAAGCAGACGATTGTAATTAAGCGCGGGATGAGTACGGGTTTTGCCGGTGTAGATAATGAGTTGTTCTACAAGGATAAAACTACGATGCTTTTTGGTAGTGCTAAGGATATGGTGGCGAAGTTGGTTTCGGAAGTGAAGCAGCTTTAA
- a CDS encoding type II toxin-antitoxin system ParD family antitoxin, which translates to MNISLKPEHEQFIQSQIQTGRYANAEELMNEALKLLQAREQRLEELRGKIVIGKEQIARGEVTDGEIVFAQLQEKINKIAESQK; encoded by the coding sequence ATGAATATTTCCCTTAAACCTGAGCATGAGCAGTTTATTCAATCCCAAATTCAAACTGGGAGATATGCTAATGCAGAAGAATTGATGAACGAAGCATTGAAATTGCTACAAGCACGAGAACAACGTTTGGAAGAACTTCGGGGAAAAATAGTGATTGGAAAGGAACAAATTGCAAGAGGAGAGGTTACAGATGGTGAGATAGTATTTGCTCAATTACAAGAAAAAATCAATAAAATTGCTGAGTCTCAAAAATGA
- a CDS encoding type II toxin-antitoxin system RelE/ParE family toxin, with product MSNYSFSDEAVKDLNTICEYIAQNSPSAASKLFDAIRQKCKLVAGFPNMGKSYEQLSPNLRGFNIEEYIILYYPREDGIDITRVMSGYRDLESLFLELE from the coding sequence ATGAGTAACTACTCTTTTTCTGATGAAGCAGTCAAAGATTTAAATACTATTTGTGAGTATATTGCTCAGAATAGTCCCAGTGCTGCTAGTAAACTTTTTGATGCAATTCGCCAGAAATGCAAATTAGTTGCTGGATTTCCCAACATGGGGAAGAGTTATGAGCAATTATCTCCCAATCTACGGGGATTTAACATTGAAGAATATATCATCTTATACTATCCCAGAGAAGATGGAATTGATATTACCCGTGTCATGAGTGGATATAGAGATTTGGAGTCACTATTTTTAGAATTAGAGTGA